The genomic region TCGCACTCCAAACAAGGTTCCTACCGCATCTAGAAAGATGACATCAGGGCTTGCTAAATGAACCATTATCGTTGTCCCAACGTGTTGTAAGGACTATAGACTCGACCATCCGGCATAATAGCACCTGTCAAGTCTGCACCCATTAAATCCTGATCAGAAACTCGTGCATTTAGCAATGTCGCACCACGCAGATCGGTACCCCATAAACTGACTTGTGTAAGGTTTGCACCCACCAGCTTTGCCCCGCGCATATTAGCCCCCGACAGGTCAGCGTCCCGCAGGTATGTCCCACCTAAATCTGCTGAAGCTAGATAAGCTCCTCGCAACTTTGCGCCCCAGAGTGTTGCTCCCCATAGATTTGCCCCATCCATGTGAGCACCGGTCAAGTTTGCAGCACGCAAATTGGCTGCTGCTAAAATAGCCCCCTTCAAGCTTGCATTGGTCAAATTTGCCTCACTCAAATCACCAGAGAGAATGGCCCCGTCTAGAATAGCACTCCGCAGATTGGCCCATCGTAAATCTGTGTTCATGAGATTAAGGCGACTCATGTCAGCATTCCAAAGGTTGGCTTCTGTGAGGTCGGCGTTGGTAAGGTCTGCTCCATTCAGGATAGCATGGCTCAATATAGCCCGGTTTAAGTTGGCATTGCTGAGGTTGGCATTGCTGAGGTTAGCGCTATGGAGGTTAACACCACGCAAGCAAGCCCCAGATAAATTAGCCTCGGCAAGGTTAATATGGGCTAAATTGCCTCGTCGGATAGTAATGTTTCTCAGGTCTAAGCCTGAAAAGTTCCGTTCACCAGCCGCGTATTGTGCCAACAGTTGATTCAAGGTGGTATCCATTGACGATAATCAGAAAAGTAAACAACGTTTGTGTAGACCTGATAACTGCAACAAGCTGCTACATCTTTACAGGTTTTGGGGGCTTGACCTTTTGCATTTCAGGGGCTTAGGCAGACGCTATAGGTCTTACTGTTGCTGCAGATTGCTAGCGAAACAGTCTGTCGAGCTAGACAGGTATACCTGTTGCTCATAGTTGAAAGGGTTCTTGCCCGATCGCAGTTGAACCTGCCCTGTAGCATTTTTAGCTATAGGACACGGAACTAACCACTGAGTGAAGTAGCTTTAAGTAAGACTTAAGTACGGTTAGGTACTATTTTTAACTAGTGACACGACTAGGTACTATCGGTCATGGTTTCACAGGCGTACATCCTTAGTGTCTATAGATTTGGCGCTATCACACCCTTTAAGGAACGTGTAATCCAGTTCAAACCAACCTTGAGCTGATGATCTAGGGTAGGCAGGCGATTGAGATACGCCAACCGTCGGATTACATAGGCGAGTGGCCCTTCAAGTTTTAGCCCTACGCTAGTTAGCGTTGCCTGATCAATTCCTAGGGTCATCATTTCCCCTAATGGTTGATAACGGAAGGGCAGCAGTGGGCGATCGGTTAGCGATGCCCACAGGTTCCAAGCAGTGTAGTCTGCCTGCTGAAAGGCAGCCTGTGCAGTCGCTGGAACTGCCTTACCGTCTTCATCAGTACAATCGGCCAAATCACCCAGGGCAAAAATTTCCGGATGATCGATCGCTTGTAACCGTGATGTAGTGCTGATTTGACCGCGTTGGTTTTTCTTTAGTGGTAGATTAGTAATCATTGGATGAACGCGAGTACCCACAGTCCACAACACCACATCGACTGGAATTGTGTCTCTTTGATCGTTATAGAGCAACGTGATAGTGCAGTCTGTGATTTCATCCACACAAGTGTTGAGATCTAACCACACAGCGCGAGCTTCTAATGCTTTCATCGCTGCATCTCGGTTGAAGTCTGGTGAGCTACGCAGCAATTTATCTCCTTGTTCAATTAGGCGCAGTCGCCCTCGTTTACCTAGGCGATCGGCCAGTTTACACGCCAACTCCACACCACTGTAGCCGCCACCTACAATCGCTACCCGAATCTTTTCTGCATCAGACTGTTCTAGTGATCGCAGGCGTTCTTCTAAGCGATAAGCATCACTGAGGCTACGGAATGTTAAGGCATGGTCTTTGGCTCCAGCAACCATATCCAAAGGTGTTTCTCCCCCTAGGGCCAGTACGAGGCGATCGTAATTAAGGGTAGTGACTAGATCGGTTGCAGTTTGCACTTGCACCTGGCGTTGGTCTATATCGATAGCAGTAACTGTTCCTTGGCAAAACCGTATCCTTGTACCTGCTAGTAACTCCGAGTAGGGAGGCGCAATTTCCCAGGTTTGCAATTCCCCGGTCATCAACTCATACAGCAGGGGTAAAAACACAAACCGATCATTCTGATCGACTAGCACAATCTCTGGGCGTTCAGACTTAAGCCAGTACAATTCGCTCAAACGCAGGGCAGTATACAAGCCACCAAAGCCACCACCAAGAATGCAAATACAAGCAGGGTGCTGAAGCATGAATTCGCGATGTCAGGTCAGAACAGTACCCTTTTAGGATAGCAACAAGATTGGAGGATAGGTTTTATTGTGGATAGATTGGTTACCTCAGCTAGATGATAGCTCTGAGACAGAAACCATACGCCATAATAGACGGTGCTGGGTTATGTTAGGGCTAGCGATGATACAACCTCACGATGTAGTTTCAGACTTGAACCCCACGGCGGATGATCGCACTGTAACTGATCAATTGGATGGTCAATTACCGGAGACCACGGTTGAGATGAAATACGGGGAACGCTTAATAGCTGAGGGGAAGTTAATTACATTTCCCAATCCTCGTCCTGGCAGACGGTACGATATTGCAATTACGTTGCCGGAGTTTACTTGCAAGTGCCCGTTCTCGGGCTATCCTGATTTTGCGACCATCTATATCACCTATGTGCCTAATCAGACAGTAGTTGAGTTAAAGGCACTGAAGCTGTACATCAATAGTTATCGCGATCGCTACATTTCCCATGAGGAGTCAGTTAATCAAATTCTGGATGATTTTGTTGCCGCCTGTCAGCCGTGGGAAGTGGTGGTGAAGGGAGATTTTGCCCCCCGCGGTAATGTCCACACGGTAATTGAGGTGCGCTATCCTCACAACTAGAGCCTAATTTTACACAACTTGATACACGACACTAAGGGTTGCCCAGGCATTGACATTGAGGGCAAGGGTATCGGATGGGGGGCTAAGCGTTGTTTCCAGGCTAAGGCTTGCCGCTTGCAGGTCTTGTAGCAGGGCGCGGGCAACCTCGACCGGGTTCTCAGGGGAGCTAATTCGCTGGCTGCTTCCGATCAGCCGAGTTGATGTTTCTAGGGTTGCTAGGGTTTGGGCAAAGGGACGCACGCTCAAAAATAGATGGAATTCTGCTAATCCTGCGGGTTCTCGCACAATCCACTCAGCCGAACTAGATGGTTGAGGGACTACAAGGGTTTCACTAGGTGAAAGAACAATCGGTTGTAAACTAGGTTTCACCTCTGGGACAGTGCTGCTGGAGCCTGTATAGAGGGCAATGATCGAGCCATTGCTGTCTGTTCCCATGATCATAAGGTAGAGGGTGCGATCGCTAGCATTTTGCACGCGATAGCGAATGCGGCTGCCTACAGGAATAGTAGGTATGCCAACCAGTGTTGCTGATGGTGTTGCGCCAGTGGGTGATAGGGGTGGCAGCCCTAATGTCCGCACAGTAGAGGTTTCGTGATAGACCACTACTTTTTCATCCGGCTGTGCCAATTCTAGGGCGATGCGCACGGGCAATGTGGATGATGCTTCATTGGCAGTTAAGCGCAATAATTTTGCGGCCAATAGCCGTTGCAAGTAGGGGGCAACCCGATGCACAGCTTGCTTGATGGCTTCTCCGCCTTCGCCGACTGTCCCTGGCAGGAGTTCTTGGCCAATTGTTAACAGACCATAGCGGTTAGGAACCGACACCTTGCCAAAGAGGTAATCTGCAGATTGGTCTCCCACAGCTACTTTGACGTAGGGAATCGTGCCTAGGGCACTGGTAGCATCAACGCGCTCGATCCGCTCTAGGTTAGGGTCTAGGGCGATCGTCAGCCCCACATCACGCGGCAACAGCCGCACAGCTTCCTGCACTCGCTGTCCCGGCATTAGCACGGAGGGATTGTCTGGTTGTCCTGCAGATGGAGTTGCTGATGATACTGGCTCTACCAAGCGAACTCTTGCTGTCAGACCGTCA from Cyanobacteriota bacterium harbors:
- the queF gene encoding preQ(1) synthase, which translates into the protein MKYGERLIAEGKLITFPNPRPGRRYDIAITLPEFTCKCPFSGYPDFATIYITYVPNQTVVELKALKLYINSYRDRYISHEESVNQILDDFVAACQPWEVVVKGDFAPRGNVHTVIEVRYPHN
- a CDS encoding pentapeptide repeat-containing protein; this translates as MDTTLNQLLAQYAAGERNFSGLDLRNITIRRGNLAHINLAEANLSGACLRGVNLHSANLSNANLSNANLNRAILSHAILNGADLTNADLTEANLWNADMSRLNLMNTDLRWANLRSAILDGAILSGDLSEANLTNASLKGAILAAANLRAANLTGAHMDGANLWGATLWGAKLRGAYLASADLGGTYLRDADLSGANMRGAKLVGANLTQVSLWGTDLRGATLLNARVSDQDLMGADLTGAIMPDGRVYSPYNTLGQR
- a CDS encoding NAD(P)/FAD-dependent oxidoreductase yields the protein MLQHPACICILGGGFGGLYTALRLSELYWLKSERPEIVLVDQNDRFVFLPLLYELMTGELQTWEIAPPYSELLAGTRIRFCQGTVTAIDIDQRQVQVQTATDLVTTLNYDRLVLALGGETPLDMVAGAKDHALTFRSLSDAYRLEERLRSLEQSDAEKIRVAIVGGGYSGVELACKLADRLGKRGRLRLIEQGDKLLRSSPDFNRDAAMKALEARAVWLDLNTCVDEITDCTITLLYNDQRDTIPVDVVLWTVGTRVHPMITNLPLKKNQRGQISTTSRLQAIDHPEIFALGDLADCTDEDGKAVPATAQAAFQQADYTAWNLWASLTDRPLLPFRYQPLGEMMTLGIDQATLTSVGLKLEGPLAYVIRRLAYLNRLPTLDHQLKVGLNWITRSLKGVIAPNL